A stretch of the Saccharolobus caldissimus genome encodes the following:
- a CDS encoding cobalt-factor II C(20)-methyltransferase, producing MKLYVIGLGPGDEELITLKAVKILSNVRTIFIPYSTGTNRSLAENIVKKYAGNNSRLILLGFPMSKNVKEEELKELGKKICDETREYEAAFVTLGDPTLYSTFFRIKDKIPCEINIEIIPGVSSITACASKAHISLANSDETIAIIPASRLDKIEKAKEFFDTIIVLKTNENIENLLDLLRSNYNLIYAKRCFMSEEKIIKLNEKISDKDYFSMVIAIRRDKEE from the coding sequence ATGAAATTATATGTAATAGGTTTAGGTCCAGGAGATGAGGAATTAATAACATTAAAGGCGGTAAAGATACTATCTAATGTTAGGACAATCTTCATACCTTATTCTACTGGAACTAATAGAAGCTTAGCCGAAAATATAGTTAAAAAATATGCCGGAAATAATTCTAGATTAATATTGCTTGGTTTCCCTATGTCAAAAAATGTTAAAGAGGAGGAATTAAAGGAATTAGGTAAAAAGATATGTGATGAAACTAGAGAGTATGAAGCAGCATTCGTTACATTAGGGGATCCTACTTTATACAGTACTTTCTTTAGAATAAAGGATAAGATACCTTGCGAAATTAATATAGAAATCATTCCAGGAGTTAGTTCCATAACTGCATGCGCTTCAAAAGCACACATTTCTCTCGCCAATTCTGATGAGACAATAGCAATTATACCTGCCTCAAGATTAGATAAAATAGAAAAAGCTAAAGAATTTTTCGATACTATTATTGTTTTAAAAACTAATGAAAATATAGAAAATCTACTTGATCTTCTTAGGTCAAATTATAACTTAATATATGCTAAAAGGTGTTTCATGAGTGAGGAAAAGATAATCAAGTTGAATGAAAAAATTTCGGACAAGGATTATTTCTCTATGGTAATAGCAATTAGGAGGGATAAGGAAGAATGA
- the cbiT gene encoding precorrin-6Y C5,15-methyltransferase (decarboxylating) subunit CbiT, with product MRWEYNVPGIPDSYFERDEEIPMTKEEIRALALSKLRVKKGDIFLDLGCGTGSVTVEASLIVGSEGKVYAIDKDEKAINLTRKNLEKFGIIGNVILIKGKAPEILYTLSEKFDRIFIGGGSEKIREILKASWNILKNGGRVAIDAILIETVNNAINSMEDIGFENIEVTEIIVAKGMKTRMGTAMISRNPIFIIVGEKK from the coding sequence ATGAGATGGGAATATAACGTACCTGGAATTCCAGACAGTTATTTTGAAAGGGATGAGGAAATACCTATGACTAAGGAGGAGATTAGAGCGTTAGCCTTATCTAAATTAAGAGTGAAAAAAGGCGATATTTTCTTAGACTTAGGCTGTGGCACTGGCAGCGTAACTGTCGAAGCATCATTAATAGTAGGGAGTGAAGGAAAAGTGTACGCTATTGATAAAGATGAGAAGGCAATAAATTTAACTAGAAAAAACCTAGAAAAATTCGGAATTATTGGTAATGTAATTCTAATTAAAGGGAAGGCACCAGAAATATTATATACATTAAGTGAGAAATTTGATAGAATATTTATTGGGGGTGGATCAGAAAAAATCAGGGAAATATTGAAAGCTAGTTGGAATATTTTAAAGAACGGAGGAAGAGTAGCTATTGACGCAATCTTAATAGAAACTGTAAATAATGCGATAAATTCTATGGAAGATATAGGATTTGAGAATATAGAAGTAACAGAAATTATAGTTGCAAAGGGTATGAAAACTAGAATGGGAACTGCAATGATTTCAAGAAATCCAATCTTTATAATTGTAGGTGAGAAAAAATGA
- the cbiD gene encoding cobalt-precorrin-5B (C(1))-methyltransferase CbiD, with the protein MIINTLKRFGITTGAAAAAASKAAVITLMTGEIPKSVVIPTPIGLRLEIQVEKVEKIKELVCAEVRKFSGDNPDILNGIIIRSCVKLNDRSSDVTILGGKGIGIVTRDGLKVNVGEKAISPIVKEMIISAIREVTDKGIEVLIEVPEGEVIAERTMNKLVGIVGGISILGTTGIETPVSDEEYIDHIKCELNVIRQSFEYVVIAPGNTAAKLSSLLFDSNAIVKVGDRIGESIKIASSMFKKVILAGLPAKLLKVYAGILNTHYSQGDARIESLTHASVLAKLPYDIIVKIANSLTVEEAFTYMSKEERKKVMEIVAERIISRIRSFNENTNFCVIIFDYDNEILSRVGC; encoded by the coding sequence ATGATAATAAACACTTTAAAACGCTTTGGCATAACTACCGGTGCGGCTGCAGCTGCAGCCTCCAAGGCTGCGGTAATTACTTTAATGACTGGTGAAATTCCAAAGTCAGTTGTAATTCCCACACCAATAGGATTAAGACTAGAAATACAAGTTGAGAAGGTTGAGAAAATAAAAGAGCTTGTATGCGCTGAAGTAAGGAAGTTTTCTGGAGATAATCCAGATATTCTTAACGGAATAATTATAAGATCTTGCGTTAAATTAAACGATAGGAGTTCCGACGTAACAATTTTAGGAGGAAAGGGAATAGGAATTGTGACAAGAGATGGGTTAAAAGTAAATGTCGGAGAGAAGGCAATAAGTCCAATAGTTAAAGAAATGATAATTAGTGCAATAAGGGAAGTTACAGACAAGGGAATTGAGGTCTTAATTGAAGTTCCAGAAGGGGAAGTAATAGCTGAAAGAACTATGAATAAGTTAGTTGGAATAGTAGGAGGTATATCGATTCTAGGAACTACTGGAATAGAGACTCCAGTTAGCGATGAGGAATACATAGATCATATAAAATGCGAACTAAATGTAATAAGACAATCCTTTGAATATGTAGTAATAGCCCCTGGAAATACTGCGGCTAAATTATCGTCTTTACTATTCGATAGTAATGCCATAGTAAAAGTTGGGGATAGAATAGGCGAGTCTATAAAAATAGCTTCTAGTATGTTTAAGAAGGTTATATTAGCAGGCTTACCCGCCAAACTGCTCAAAGTTTACGCTGGAATTTTAAACACCCATTATTCGCAAGGTGATGCTAGAATAGAATCTCTAACTCATGCCTCAGTGTTAGCTAAATTACCTTACGACATAATAGTTAAAATAGCAAATTCTCTTACTGTAGAAGAGGCTTTTACGTACATGAGTAAAGAGGAGAGAAAAAAGGTTATGGAAATAGTAGCCGAGAGAATAATATCTAGAATAAGGAGCTTTAATGAAAATACAAATTTTTGTGTTATTATTTTTGATTACGATAATGAAATTTTAAGTAGGGTTGGTTGTTAA
- a CDS encoding precorrin-3B C(17)-methyltransferase has protein sequence MGKLYIVGIGPGSKDQRTIKAQEVLQSSNVIIGYNTYLKLIADVLDGKEVIGAKMKEEIFRANTAIEKALEPKNIVSLVSSGDPQVYGMAGLVFDLLARRKLDIDIEVVPGVTAALAAAAKLGSPLSLDFVVISLSDLLIPAGEILHKVTKAAEGDFVIVFYNPINKKLLMDAMEIVSKYRKPNTPVGIVKSAYRDDENIILTTISSWRDYMEDIGMTTTMIIGNSLTYRYKNYMITPRGYERKYEI, from the coding sequence ATGGGTAAATTATATATTGTAGGAATAGGTCCTGGTTCTAAAGATCAAAGGACGATAAAGGCTCAAGAAGTGCTTCAAAGCTCAAACGTAATAATAGGCTATAATACTTATTTGAAATTAATAGCTGACGTATTAGATGGGAAAGAAGTAATAGGTGCCAAAATGAAGGAAGAAATATTTAGGGCTAATACTGCAATTGAAAAAGCGTTAGAGCCTAAGAACATAGTATCTTTAGTATCAAGCGGAGATCCTCAGGTTTACGGAATGGCTGGATTAGTTTTCGATTTACTTGCGAGAAGAAAACTGGATATAGATATTGAAGTAGTTCCAGGTGTTACAGCAGCATTAGCGGCAGCGGCTAAATTAGGCAGTCCTCTTTCCCTAGATTTCGTAGTGATAAGTTTAAGCGATCTACTCATCCCAGCAGGGGAGATATTACATAAAGTCACTAAGGCTGCTGAGGGAGATTTTGTGATAGTATTTTACAATCCTATAAATAAAAAGCTCTTAATGGACGCAATGGAGATCGTATCTAAGTATAGAAAGCCTAATACTCCAGTAGGGATTGTTAAGAGTGCTTATAGAGATGACGAAAACATTATACTAACTACTATATCCTCATGGAGGGATTATATGGAGGATATAGGGATGACGACAACTATGATAATTGGCAATTCTTTAACATATCGATATAAGAATTATATGATAACACCAAGAGGCTATGAGAGGAAATACGAAATATGA
- a CDS encoding precorrin-8X methylmutase: MDSLSNTAVLLIGHGSRRETYNEDIENLISYIEKRVNLPVYLTYNEFAKPDWRELLRNIVNKGFERIVIGLVFLGRGNHVFRDIMEFIKVNRLNDWVKTNIYGKEVYIYVTEPLASSPLVTLSLYYRLARALKLFPDITNVVEDPLEIEENSMNMILSSLDIKDERERRIVAKAIFASGNPEIAKFIRINNLDAGIEAIRAESEIVTDVKMVAAGIRWKKITCMIDDDKVKDLSKKLGITRAAASMRIALKEGGKVVVIGNAPTALIETLKIVKEGIDIPFIVASPPGFTNAKDSKEALIKSSIPSVVVTGTYGGSGVAVAIINEIIRLALEG; the protein is encoded by the coding sequence GTGGATAGTCTATCCAATACTGCAGTACTACTTATAGGACATGGTTCAAGAAGGGAAACTTATAATGAGGATATAGAAAATTTAATATCGTATATAGAAAAAAGGGTAAATCTACCAGTATACTTAACGTATAATGAATTCGCAAAACCAGATTGGCGGGAGCTATTACGTAATATTGTAAATAAAGGTTTTGAAAGAATTGTAATTGGATTAGTGTTTCTAGGTAGGGGAAATCACGTATTTAGAGATATAATGGAATTTATTAAAGTAAATAGATTGAACGACTGGGTTAAAACTAACATATATGGAAAAGAAGTATATATATACGTAACAGAACCTTTGGCGTCCTCTCCTTTAGTGACCTTATCATTATATTATAGATTAGCTAGGGCTTTAAAGTTATTCCCAGACATTACTAATGTAGTAGAGGACCCATTAGAAATAGAGGAGAATAGTATGAACATGATACTATCTAGTCTAGACATTAAGGATGAGAGGGAGAGGAGAATCGTGGCAAAGGCAATATTTGCGTCAGGAAATCCTGAAATCGCTAAATTCATTAGAATAAATAATTTAGATGCAGGAATAGAGGCGATAAGAGCAGAGTCTGAAATAGTCACTGATGTAAAAATGGTTGCTGCAGGAATAAGGTGGAAAAAAATAACGTGCATGATAGACGATGATAAAGTAAAGGATCTCTCGAAAAAATTAGGAATAACTAGAGCTGCCGCATCGATGAGAATCGCCTTAAAGGAAGGTGGGAAAGTTGTTGTAATAGGTAATGCCCCTACTGCGTTAATTGAAACGTTAAAAATAGTTAAGGAGGGAATTGATATTCCATTTATTGTAGCATCACCCCCAGGTTTTACTAATGCAAAAGATTCTAAGGAAGCATTGATAAAAAGTAGTATCCCGTCAGTTGTAGTAACTGGTACTTATGGCGGAAGTGGAGTAGCAGTAGCGATAATTAATGAGATAATTAGATTAGCCCTTGAGGGATGA
- a CDS encoding type II toxin-antitoxin system VapC family toxin, translated as MQERLGSIITSILNVIEYPPILDLKDKLLAIYPTKANYELALKIMIKLRKVGKPVNVVDIILASIAINHNMIVITNDRDFDLIKKVEEKLEIQDKP; from the coding sequence TTGCAAGAGAGGCTAGGCTCTATTATTACAAGTATTTTAAACGTAATTGAATATCCTCCAATACTCGATCTTAAGGATAAGCTTTTGGCTATATATCCTACTAAAGCAAATTATGAACTGGCACTTAAAATTATGATCAAGTTAAGGAAGGTAGGAAAGCCTGTTAATGTGGTTGATATAATATTAGCATCAATTGCGATAAATCATAATATGATAGTAATAACAAATGATAGAGACTTTGATCTAATTAAGAAAGTTGAGGAGAAATTGGAAATACAAGATAAACCTTAA
- a CDS encoding Zn-dependent exopeptidase M28, producing the protein MENSTITKLALEIYKLGEAIHGSDKEKIILNMIKNHFQNYEIKEIPVSTKEWVIESQRVYINEKEIGKFSVFPYSKGSVKGKIGSNVIAFPFPDHPFKVKDLYKIAVEEGAEGIIFYENDKIRRIVLPDSKIPVIMLPFKPTKGSSIEIDVESYLKDSSSYNLEIVLRDGNDYILLGAHADHWLSGFHDNIFSIDILSSIENLDVKNHGVKLAFFSSEEGPRCCTGSYQHPKNDLFVSVILDALFPSRVVYSSTPNLWEFSKFFKLKRIEMPSPFSDSFNFIQSGIPSLLIYNDDLVPYYHSNADIPLEKDIEFKTEIIESIEKLIQELDKLNTDELEKMSKKYGKWHRIVPDYANLSSMFEYV; encoded by the coding sequence GTGGAAAATAGCACAATAACAAAACTTGCCTTAGAAATCTACAAATTAGGGGAGGCAATACATGGATCAGATAAGGAAAAAATTATACTAAATATGATAAAAAATCATTTTCAGAATTATGAGATAAAAGAGATACCAGTATCTACTAAGGAGTGGGTAATAGAAAGTCAAAGAGTTTATATTAATGAGAAAGAAATAGGGAAATTTAGTGTATTTCCCTATTCTAAGGGCTCAGTTAAGGGAAAAATTGGTAGTAACGTTATAGCCTTTCCATTCCCAGATCATCCATTTAAAGTTAAGGATCTGTATAAGATAGCCGTTGAAGAGGGTGCTGAAGGCATTATATTTTATGAAAACGATAAGATTCGAAGAATAGTGTTACCAGACTCTAAAATCCCAGTTATAATGCTCCCCTTTAAACCAACAAAAGGATCATCAATAGAAATAGATGTAGAATCTTACTTAAAGGACTCATCCTCATATAATTTGGAAATAGTATTAAGAGATGGTAACGATTACATACTTCTAGGTGCTCACGCAGATCATTGGCTAAGTGGGTTTCATGACAATATATTTTCAATTGATATATTATCTTCCATAGAAAATCTAGATGTAAAAAACCATGGAGTAAAATTAGCGTTTTTCTCTTCTGAAGAAGGTCCTAGATGTTGTACTGGATCTTATCAGCATCCTAAAAATGATTTATTCGTTAGCGTTATTCTTGACGCTCTATTTCCGAGTAGGGTAGTATATTCCTCTACGCCTAATTTATGGGAATTTTCTAAGTTTTTTAAGCTAAAAAGAATAGAAATGCCATCACCTTTTTCGGACAGCTTTAATTTCATTCAATCTGGAATTCCTTCTTTATTAATTTACAATGATGATCTAGTTCCATACTATCATTCAAATGCAGATATACCGTTAGAAAAGGATATAGAATTTAAGACTGAAATAATAGAAAGTATCGAGAAATTAATCCAAGAGCTAGATAAGCTAAATACGGATGAATTAGAAAAGATGTCTAAAAAATATGGGAAATGGCATAGGATTGTACCAGATTATGCAAATTTATCCTCAATGTTCGAATACGTTTAA
- the csa3 gene encoding CRISPR-associated CARF protein Csa3 — MILISAIGFEEKFLVRCFLRRGKNQIHKVILVKPKDGDNRKTEEAISNLKKILDEASVPLEILEVNPLDFVSAVVTIARKVKSIKRKDFLLNLSSGMRILNLEILSAFMMLGYDAEIEVELESLNGLVVWKLKDLIPTDLDDREKVILKAIRDGHYKVRDISSVTKIPLSTVSKKIAELESKGYLERSKEVKLTKKGEMIIELENN, encoded by the coding sequence ATGATTCTTATATCTGCAATTGGCTTTGAAGAGAAGTTTCTAGTAAGGTGCTTTTTAAGGAGGGGTAAAAATCAGATACATAAAGTTATTTTAGTAAAACCTAAGGATGGAGATAATAGAAAAACTGAGGAAGCCATATCCAATTTAAAGAAGATTTTGGACGAAGCTTCTGTTCCCTTAGAAATATTAGAAGTTAATCCGTTAGACTTTGTATCAGCAGTTGTTACAATTGCTAGAAAAGTTAAATCGATTAAAAGAAAAGATTTTTTGTTAAATCTATCCAGCGGAATGAGAATATTAAATTTAGAGATATTATCGGCGTTTATGATGTTAGGATACGATGCTGAAATAGAAGTTGAACTTGAAAGTCTAAATGGATTAGTAGTATGGAAATTAAAGGACCTAATTCCAACGGACTTAGACGATAGAGAAAAGGTTATCCTTAAGGCAATAAGAGATGGCCATTATAAGGTGAGGGATATATCTAGTGTTACTAAAATTCCTCTGTCAACAGTATCTAAGAAGATAGCGGAATTAGAATCTAAAGGTTATTTAGAGAGATCTAAGGAGGTAAAACTCACTAAAAAAGGAGAAATGATAATTGAATTAGAAAATAATTGA
- a CDS encoding ATPase, T2SS/T4P/T4SS family, with the protein MALIRKKKSNNKFDELSYYLQSIDESGLITLKANVENTNIIDHYILNPFDVEIYIVEKDGLGYYLVNEPPLDQKENRILMAILDGLIYSPTTAISTKDIDVSKLEKEILKIAAKLGVISDVKKNIRKFMYYIVREIKYSVLQAPMSDPYIEEIELVSPNKPISVVHSRHTEWPRLETNIVLMGELRVRRLVERLASLGGRSVSTATPLQDFMLPEGHRVAVSYGEEISRGTTFNIRKFPEKPLTIIDLIYNYNTLSELMAVYLWIIAEAKLFTFLVGPTGSGKTTALNALLMLLNPLAKYLTIEDTPELKLPHKYWIQFYTRPSSYEGGRDISYYELVRLSLRYRPDYIIVGEVRGKEIEWLVQAVASGHGGLTTFHGSSYLDVITRISGLLGPELSLQFKQLISVIATIKRIETDNKRMNRKIVSIVENDGNGFREVFKYDFEKRDFVPIDIREINSIQLERARELLGWSREKLYKEIENRITLLRKMAEKGIRDYDELAKELVRYYTSGDSIG; encoded by the coding sequence GTGGCACTTATTAGAAAAAAGAAATCAAATAATAAATTTGATGAATTATCTTATTATCTACAATCTATAGATGAGTCCGGTTTAATTACACTTAAGGCTAACGTTGAAAATACTAATATTATAGATCATTACATCTTAAACCCGTTTGACGTTGAGATATATATAGTTGAAAAGGATGGCTTAGGTTACTATCTAGTTAATGAACCTCCCCTAGACCAAAAAGAGAATAGGATTTTAATGGCAATACTAGATGGTCTTATATATTCCCCTACTACGGCTATTTCAACCAAGGATATTGATGTATCTAAATTAGAGAAAGAAATATTAAAAATTGCTGCTAAGTTAGGAGTGATTTCAGATGTTAAGAAGAATATAAGAAAATTCATGTATTATATAGTTAGAGAGATCAAGTACTCTGTACTCCAGGCTCCAATGAGCGATCCATATATCGAGGAGATAGAATTAGTCTCACCAAATAAACCTATTTCCGTAGTTCATAGCAGGCATACGGAATGGCCTAGATTAGAAACTAATATAGTATTGATGGGTGAATTAAGAGTTAGGAGATTAGTTGAAAGATTAGCTTCGTTAGGTGGAAGAAGTGTAAGTACTGCTACACCGTTACAAGATTTCATGCTACCCGAAGGTCATAGAGTTGCAGTAAGCTATGGTGAAGAAATAAGTAGGGGGACTACTTTCAATATAAGGAAATTTCCAGAGAAACCTTTAACTATAATTGACCTTATATACAATTATAATACCTTAAGTGAATTAATGGCAGTATATTTATGGATAATAGCTGAGGCAAAGCTATTCACATTCTTAGTAGGTCCTACTGGTAGTGGTAAGACAACAGCTTTAAACGCTTTGTTAATGTTACTTAACCCTTTAGCAAAATACTTAACAATTGAAGATACTCCAGAATTAAAATTACCACATAAATATTGGATACAATTCTATACTAGACCTTCCAGTTATGAAGGAGGAAGAGATATAAGTTATTATGAACTTGTTAGGCTCTCCTTAAGATACAGACCAGACTACATAATAGTAGGAGAGGTCAGAGGAAAGGAGATAGAGTGGTTAGTTCAAGCTGTAGCAAGTGGTCATGGTGGTTTAACTACTTTTCACGGCTCCAGTTATCTAGATGTAATTACTAGAATCAGCGGATTATTAGGACCAGAACTTTCTCTACAATTTAAGCAATTAATATCAGTAATAGCTACCATAAAAAGAATTGAAACAGATAACAAGAGAATGAATAGAAAAATTGTATCTATTGTTGAGAATGATGGGAATGGATTTAGGGAAGTATTTAAATATGATTTTGAAAAGAGGGATTTTGTTCCTATCGATATAAGGGAGATAAATAGTATTCAACTTGAAAGGGCTAGGGAATTATTGGGTTGGAGTAGGGAAAAACTCTATAAGGAAATTGAAAATAGGATTACGTTACTTAGAAAGATGGCTGAAAAGGGAATAAGAGATTATGATGAACTAGCTAAGGAATTAGTTAGGTATTATACTAGCGGTGATAGTATTGGTTGA
- a CDS encoding type II secretion system F family protein, which yields MVEERRLKFLNIISYDFILVLISGILDLIITLFRSHFLYAVSSFFQFIVINPSVALGDALGLLFVLQASLLGLFIGGIIIMSITFAINYSRFRTEYEEGIPLSTIISSRIITSSKLSSIANWIRDRVEPYVKASAELSSPTEIGIKYTAYFLISLLIVIPLSVTLSLALISPFPFIILLFPLIFIFYPEQMYKSKAREARDNIQDELPFFIVLITIITASGTTIYEAIKKVIEFPIFKFIKREALLILRDIDFFGKSPLDALEHRAKVTLNRDYSWFLAGYTSVIRSGGDVEAYLFQKAREFLNWLQFRWRFYAERTSFLGELIVILFLIFPMFLVALAFFTNGAIISFLLVIPILFGTILYAITINNRPKYMDNIGLNSIQLLVAFFSLFLVSGLVEIFINKIYYSIGLGLLAFSIVFTMFTYGQVKEINDVENSLPQFLRDITEFRKIGYDIGRAIRALALEKKYRPEFNRVLEEIVKQDAMGIPITRAKVNTRSWLGKFALTTVQILIESGAVRPDLLEYLTEFTLNFVQSKKEAFSRMRVYQVLGVLTPVLLIVTILISIVIMGSFSIVSIPNALGVPQIPNIITQLILSPLTVIEMFTFIFMTSFTIGLLVTKALYGTIQYMILPAITLAIALLSIHSFNIIEPIILKFFSI from the coding sequence TTGGTTGAAGAAAGGAGACTTAAGTTTCTTAATATAATTTCTTATGATTTTATCCTAGTTCTCATTTCTGGTATCCTAGATTTAATTATAACATTATTTAGAAGTCATTTCTTATATGCTGTATCCAGTTTCTTTCAATTCATAGTCATAAATCCTTCAGTAGCTTTAGGTGATGCGTTAGGTTTACTTTTCGTGTTACAAGCCAGTTTACTGGGTTTATTTATAGGTGGAATAATCATCATGAGTATAACATTTGCGATTAACTATTCGAGATTTAGAACTGAATATGAGGAAGGTATTCCCTTATCTACCATAATAAGCTCCAGAATAATAACCAGTAGTAAATTAAGCAGTATAGCGAACTGGATTAGAGATAGAGTTGAACCTTATGTTAAGGCTAGTGCTGAGTTATCCAGTCCAACTGAAATAGGAATTAAATATACTGCTTATTTTCTAATATCATTGTTAATAGTAATACCATTATCTGTAACATTAAGTTTAGCCTTAATTTCTCCCTTCCCCTTTATCATTTTGTTATTTCCATTAATTTTCATTTTTTATCCAGAACAAATGTATAAAAGTAAGGCAAGAGAGGCTAGGGATAATATACAAGATGAGTTACCTTTCTTTATCGTATTAATTACTATAATTACCGCAAGTGGTACAACAATATATGAGGCTATAAAGAAAGTAATTGAGTTCCCTATATTTAAATTCATAAAGAGGGAGGCCTTACTAATATTAAGAGATATAGACTTTTTCGGGAAATCTCCATTAGATGCATTAGAACATAGAGCTAAAGTAACGTTAAATAGGGATTATTCTTGGTTCTTAGCTGGGTATACATCAGTAATTAGAAGCGGTGGGGATGTAGAAGCTTATCTATTTCAAAAAGCTAGAGAATTCCTTAATTGGTTGCAATTTAGATGGAGATTTTATGCTGAGAGAACTTCATTTTTAGGGGAGTTGATAGTAATCCTATTTCTTATATTTCCAATGTTTTTAGTTGCACTAGCATTCTTCACTAATGGAGCAATAATTTCATTCTTGCTGGTAATTCCGATATTATTTGGTACGATACTTTATGCTATAACAATTAATAATAGACCTAAATACATGGACAATATAGGTTTAAATTCGATTCAACTTCTAGTAGCTTTTTTCTCTCTTTTTCTAGTATCTGGTTTGGTTGAAATCTTTATAAATAAAATTTATTATAGCATAGGGCTCGGTCTGCTTGCATTTTCAATTGTATTTACTATGTTTACTTACGGGCAAGTTAAGGAGATTAATGACGTCGAAAATTCTCTTCCACAATTCTTAAGGGATATAACTGAGTTTAGAAAGATAGGATATGATATAGGAAGAGCAATTAGGGCATTAGCATTAGAGAAAAAATATAGACCTGAGTTTAACAGAGTTCTAGAGGAGATCGTAAAACAGGATGCAATGGGAATACCAATAACTAGAGCTAAGGTAAATACTAGAAGTTGGCTGGGAAAATTTGCTTTAACAACTGTACAAATACTTATAGAAAGTGGTGCAGTTAGGCCAGATTTGTTAGAGTACCTAACAGAATTTACACTTAATTTTGTGCAGTCTAAGAAAGAGGCTTTTTCTAGAATGAGAGTGTATCAAGTATTAGGGGTATTAACACCAGTCCTACTTATAGTTACAATATTAATATCAATTGTAATTATGGGATCTTTTAGTATAGTAAGTATACCTAATGCTCTAGGTGTTCCGCAAATTCCAAACATTATTACTCAGCTTATCCTTTCCCCATTAACCGTTATCGAGATGTTCACATTTATATTTATGACTTCGTTTACTATAGGATTATTAGTAACTAAAGCCCTATATGGAACTATACAGTATATGATATTACCTGCGATAACTTTGGCAATAGCCTTATTGTCAATCCACTCATTCAACATTATAGAACCTATTATTCTTAAATTCTTTTCCATTTAA
- a CDS encoding zinc ribbon domain-containing protein: MAKQCPRCGYINPDNANYCLNCGYPLPPPIQPTPLPPPTPYNPPQDRITRAFNIFTKNLSIIVPSIILLIVEIILAVILGAITFFAFLASPFASLALAIVLAIINGIIDAILFGITVHTTMYMAQDSVNNLPLNMSNSFSNARSTLSQLYSIIGILILFGILAALSRSVIIAWFILGLVGIILYIVSASVVLNKPMSVTSAIDWYGKSLSKDAGSALVLLLGALFSLIPIINIFAIPYTSILTYLMVKEIS; the protein is encoded by the coding sequence ATGGCAAAGCAATGTCCAAGGTGTGGTTACATTAATCCAGATAACGCTAACTATTGCCTAAATTGCGGTTATCCATTGCCACCTCCAATTCAACCTACTCCTTTACCTCCACCAACACCCTATAATCCTCCTCAAGATAGAATTACCAGAGCCTTTAACATTTTTACCAAAAATTTATCCATAATCGTACCATCTATAATATTATTAATTGTAGAAATCATATTAGCTGTAATTCTAGGAGCAATAACGTTTTTCGCGTTTTTAGCGTCTCCCTTTGCGTCATTAGCGTTAGCAATAGTACTTGCAATTATAAATGGAATAATTGATGCAATACTATTCGGAATAACAGTGCACACAACAATGTATATGGCTCAAGATTCAGTAAATAATTTACCATTAAATATGAGCAACTCTTTTTCAAATGCTAGATCAACTTTAAGTCAACTATATTCTATAATTGGAATATTAATATTATTTGGAATATTAGCAGCGTTAAGTAGATCAGTTATAATAGCGTGGTTTATATTAGGACTAGTAGGAATCATACTATATATAGTTTCAGCGTCAGTAGTATTAAATAAGCCAATGAGCGTAACTAGTGCAATTGATTGGTATGGTAAATCATTAAGTAAGGATGCGGGAAGCGCACTAGTTTTATTACTAGGAGCTTTATTTAGCCTAATACCTATTATAAATATCTTCGCTATACCCTATACGTCCATTTTAACTTATTTAATGGTCAAAGAAATTAGTTAG